The DNA region TTTGATAGTAAGATTATTAAAACACATAAATTTTAAAATTATGGGAATATAAAAAATATTTAATAAATTTGATTAAAATATTTACAATTAACTTTTGGAGAGAATGAAATTTGATTAGGCATTATAAACCGTTTGTACCATATTTATTTCTTATACCTGCAGGGATCGTACTCTTGGTGTTTTTCTTTATTCCTTTCTTTGAAAGCTTTTTACTTAGTTTTCAAAGTTATAGGCATAATATTTATAGTCCTGAATGGGTTGGGCTTGCTAATTATGTAGAGTTGTTCAGTTCACCTGTTTTTTATAAAACAATGATAAATACCTTTATTTATCTTGTTGTAGCGGTGCCTGTTCTTGTTGTTTTGCCGTTAATTATCGCTATTTTTGTTAATCAAAAGTTAAGAGGAGTTTCTATCTATAGAACTCTTATATATATTCCTGTTATTGTCTCAATTGTTGTTGCAGGTATAGCGTGGAAATGGTTATATGCCAGTAATGGTATATTAAATTATATAATAAGCTTACTAAATCTTCCGGCAATAGGTTGGCTTACTGATCCAAATGTTGCTCTTTATTCAGTTATTGTTGTAACTGTCTGGAAGGGGATTGGATATTATATGGTAATTTATATGGCTGCTTTAACCGCTGTTCCAAGAGATCTTTATGAGGCTGCTGATATAGATGGTGCAAATGAAGTTCATAAGCATATTGCGGTTACAATACCTTATTTAAAACCTACAATCGCCCTTGTTAGTATAATAAGCTCAATTTCTGCAATGAAAGTTTTTGTTGAAATATATGTTATGACTAATGGTGGTCCGATGAATGCAAGTAAAACTATAGTTTACTATATATATCAGCGTGCATTTGAGAATCTTGAATTAGGTTATGCATCAGCAGCCGGAGTTGTTTTACTCATTATAGTTATGATTTTATCGATTATTAATATGAAATTTTTTNNNNNNNNNNNNNNNNNNNNNNNNNATTATAAATAGCTTTATTGTGGCTATTTTTACAATAATATTAAATTTAGTATTATCAGCATTAGCTGCATACCCTCTTGCAAGAATGAATTTCAAGGGAAAAAACTTTATTTTCTATGCTATTCTTGCAACAATTATGATTCCTTTTCAGGTTATAATGATTCCAGTTTATTTAATGGTATTAAGACTTGGAATGGTGGATTCTGTCTCAAATATAGCTGGATTTGCAGGTTTAATACT from Candidatus Melainabacteria bacterium RIFOXYA2_FULL_32_9 includes:
- a CDS encoding lactose ABC transporter permease, with the protein product MIRHYKPFVPYLFLIPAGIVLLVFFFIPFFESFLLSFQSYRHNIYSPEWVGLANYVELFSSPVFYKTMINTFIYLVVAVPVLVVLPLIIAIFVNQKLRGVSIYRTLIYIPVIVSIVVAGIAWKWLYASNGILNYIISLLNLPAIGWLTDPNVALYSVIVVTVWKGIGYYMVIYMAALTAVPRDLYEAADIDGANEVHKHIAVTIPYLKPTIALVSIISSISAMKVFVEIYVMTNGGPMNASKTIVYYIYQRAFENLELGYASAAGVVLLIIVMILSIINMKFF